The following are encoded in a window of Solibacillus sp. FSL R7-0668 genomic DNA:
- the pgsA gene encoding CDP-diacylglycerol--glycerol-3-phosphate 3-phosphatidyltransferase, with the protein MNIPNKITVSRILLIPVFVIVMMFDFGWGNMTLFGAEMQVNYFVGALIFIIASATDWVDGYYARKYNLVTNLGKFLDPLADKLLVSAAFILLVEIGLAPAWLVIIIISREFAVTGLRLILAGQGEVVAANQLGKIKTWAQIVAISALILHNTIFTLIGIPFDDIMLYVALFFTLWSGWDYFYLNRRVLLDSK; encoded by the coding sequence ATGAACATTCCAAATAAGATTACAGTGTCACGAATTTTACTGATCCCGGTATTTGTCATTGTAATGATGTTTGACTTTGGTTGGGGAAATATGACGCTATTTGGCGCAGAAATGCAAGTGAACTATTTTGTAGGGGCACTGATCTTTATTATTGCGTCAGCTACAGACTGGGTAGACGGCTATTATGCGCGTAAATACAATTTAGTCACAAATCTAGGAAAGTTCTTAGACCCACTGGCCGATAAATTATTAGTATCCGCTGCGTTTATTTTACTAGTAGAAATTGGTTTAGCGCCAGCGTGGCTTGTGATTATTATTATTTCTCGTGAGTTTGCAGTAACGGGCCTACGCTTAATTTTAGCAGGGCAAGGGGAAGTTGTGGCAGCCAACCAATTAGGTAAAATTAAAACATGGGCGCAAATTGTTGCAATCTCAGCGTTAATTTTACACAATACGATTTTTACATTAATCGGTATTCCGTTTGATGATATTATGCTGTATGTCGCATTATTCTTCACATTATGGTCTGGATGGGATTACTTCTATCTAAATCGTCGCGTGTTATTAGATTCAAAATAA
- a CDS encoding competence/damage-inducible protein A — protein MNAEIIAVGSELLLGQIANTNAKFISSQLSELGVNVFYHTVVGDNRARLVEAIQIAEQRADLIIFSGGLGPTKDDLTKETIAQHLQRELVMDEVALHAIEQFFNKQKRVMTDNNRKQALVIQGCDVLTNHHGMAPGMLLKQGKQHYMLLPGPPRELEPMFQFEAKPKLAALLHDGGVIASHVLRFYGIGEAELEVHVQSILDTQTNPTVAPLAADGEVTLRITAKADNEHQAYLLIEEKKREILDIVGDYHYGDNDDSLASKLVEMLLQNKLTIAAAESLTAGLFQSELAEVSGVSSVLEGGVITYSEQAKIKQLGISPQLIERYSVVSSECAAEMALKVRQKFGTDIGIGLTGVAGPGSHYGQPAGTVWIGLAIGDQPPATHRLQLSGARNTNRLRAVKFTCSYLMRELNKLGYTK, from the coding sequence ATGAATGCAGAAATTATTGCGGTAGGCTCGGAATTATTATTAGGACAAATCGCCAATACCAATGCCAAATTTATATCAAGCCAGCTTTCGGAGCTTGGTGTTAATGTTTTTTATCATACAGTTGTTGGAGATAATCGAGCGCGTTTAGTGGAAGCAATTCAAATTGCAGAGCAGCGCGCGGATTTAATTATCTTTTCGGGCGGCTTAGGTCCAACAAAAGACGATCTAACGAAAGAAACCATTGCCCAGCACTTACAACGTGAGCTTGTTATGGACGAAGTGGCGCTTCATGCAATTGAACAGTTCTTTAACAAGCAAAAGCGTGTGATGACGGATAATAACCGTAAGCAGGCACTCGTTATACAGGGCTGTGACGTATTAACGAATCATCATGGGATGGCACCGGGCATGCTGTTAAAACAAGGAAAGCAACATTATATGCTTTTGCCAGGTCCACCAAGGGAGCTAGAGCCGATGTTTCAATTTGAAGCAAAGCCAAAGCTTGCGGCACTACTTCATGATGGTGGGGTCATTGCTTCCCATGTGCTTCGATTTTATGGCATTGGAGAAGCAGAGCTAGAGGTGCATGTGCAGTCGATATTAGATACCCAAACAAATCCAACCGTTGCCCCACTTGCCGCTGATGGCGAGGTGACGCTACGTATTACAGCGAAAGCGGACAACGAACATCAAGCGTATCTGTTAATCGAAGAAAAAAAACGCGAAATTTTGGATATCGTAGGGGACTATCATTATGGTGATAATGACGATTCTCTTGCATCAAAACTTGTCGAAATGCTGCTTCAAAATAAATTAACAATTGCCGCCGCAGAAAGCTTAACGGCTGGGCTATTTCAATCCGAGCTTGCAGAAGTTTCGGGCGTTTCTTCTGTATTAGAAGGTGGCGTCATCACATACTCAGAGCAAGCAAAAATTAAGCAATTAGGCATATCTCCGCAGTTAATCGAACGTTACAGTGTTGTAAGCAGTGAATGTGCAGCCGAGATGGCATTAAAGGTACGACAAAAATTTGGCACCGATATTGGTATTGGCTTAACAGGAGTAGCAGGTCCTGGTAGTCATTACGGCCAGCCAGCTGGTACGGTTTGGATTGGTCTTGCAATTGGTGATCAGCCCCCTGCTACGCATCGTCTACAATTATCGGGTGCGCGAAATACAAATCGCTTACGTGCGGTGAAATTTACATGTAGCTATTTGATGCGTGAATTGAATAAGCTTGGTTATACTAAATAA